The following coding sequences are from one Neovison vison isolate M4711 chromosome X, ASM_NN_V1, whole genome shotgun sequence window:
- the SPIN4 gene encoding spindlin-4 yields MSPPTVPPMGVDGVSAYLMKKRHTHRKQRRKPTFLTRRNIVGCRIQHGWKEGNEPVEQWKGTVLEQVSVKPTLYIIKYDGKDSVYGLELHLDKRVLALEILPERVPTPHIDSRLADSLIGKAVGHVFEGEHGTKDEWKGMVLARAPVMDTWFYITYEKDPVLYMYTLLDDYKDGDLRIIPDSNYYFPTAEREPGEVVDSLVGKQVEHAKDDGSKRTGIFIHQVVAKPSVYFIKFDDDIHIYVYGLVKTP; encoded by the coding sequence ATGTCACCCCCAACTGTGCCCCCGATGGGTGTAGATGGCGTCTCTGCATACCTGATGAAGAAAAGGCACACCCACAGGAAGCAGCGGCGCAAGCCCACTTTCCTCACGCGTAGGAACATCGTGGGCTGCCGCATTCAGCACGGCTGGAAGGAAGGCAATGAGCCCGTGGAGCAGTGGAAGGGCACTGTGCTCGAGCAGGTTTCCGTGAAGCCCACTCTCTACATCATCAAATATGATGGCAAAGATAGTGTGTATGGTCTAGAGCTGCACCTAGATAAGAGAGTTTTAGCGTTAGAAATCCTTCCTGAAAGAGTGCCAACTCCTCACATTGATTCGCGCCTGGCGGATTCCCTGATTGGCAAAGCAGTGGGGCATGTGTTTGAGGGTGAGCATGGTACGAAAGATGAATGGAAGGGCATGGTTCTGGCGCGAGCTCCTGTGATGGACACTTGGTTTTACATAACTTATGAGAAAGATCCTGTCCTTTATATGTACACGCTGCTGGATGACTACAAAGACGGTGACCTGCGCATCATTCCAGATTCCAACTACTATTTCCCTACAGCAGAACGGGAGCCTGGAGAAGTGGTCGACAGCCTCGTGGGCAAGCAAGTGGAACACGCCAAAGATGATGGGTCCAAGAGAACCGGCATATTTATCCATCAAGTGGTGGCCAAGCCATCCGTCTACTTCATTAAGTTTGATGATGATATTCACATTTATGTATATGGCTTGGTGAAAACCCCCTAA